Below is a genomic region from Phycobacter azelaicus.
GCCTCGGCACACGCGCCTACGCAGACTGGTGATGCGGGCCTTCACCTCCCGCAGCATCGCTGACATGGAAGACGAGATTACCCGCCTTTGCCACGATTTGATCGATCGCTTCCCGAAACAACCGTTTGACTTGATCGAGGCCTTTTGCACGCAGTTGCCCATCGTGACCATCTGCCGCCTGCTTGGCGTGCCCGAGGCGATGGCGCCGCAGCTTCTGGAGTGGTCGCACCGCATGGTTGCCATGTACCAGGCCGGGCGCACCACCGAGACGGAACATGCGGCCGCCCGCGCCAGCCAGGAGTTTTCGGACTACCTACGGGCCTACATCGATCAGCGCCGCGACGATCCGCAGGAGGATCTTTTAACCCGTCTCATCGCTGCCGAGGAAGACGGCGAGAGCCTTTCGATGGACGAGTTAATCGGCACCTGCATCCTGCTGCTGAACGCCGGGCACGAGGCCTCGGTTCATGCCCTCGGCAACGGCGTGAAAACCATGCTACAGCAGGGCTGGAAACCAGAGTGGCTCGCGCCCGACGGGATCGAAAGACTGGTGGAAGAGATCCTGCGCTACGACCCTCCGCTGCACATGTTCACCCGATACGCCTATGAAGAGGCCGAGGTCTTCGGCCACACCTTCAAGCGTGGCGAT
It encodes:
- a CDS encoding cytochrome P450 is translated as MKTLHQSPTDPAFVQDPYPFYEEARAAGSLHFWQDYQMVAAFRKSAVHMLLRDRRFGREIPPEMASEGPAHLAPFLLTEAHSMLEAEPPRHTRLRRLVMRAFTSRSIADMEDEITRLCHDLIDRFPKQPFDLIEAFCTQLPIVTICRLLGVPEAMAPQLLEWSHRMVAMYQAGRTTETEHAAARASQEFSDYLRAYIDQRRDDPQEDLLTRLIAAEEDGESLSMDELIGTCILLLNAGHEASVHALGNGVKTMLQQGWKPEWLAPDGIERLVEEILRYDPPLHMFTRYAYEEAEVFGHTFKRGDQVALLLGSANRDEAVLDDPEVFDPTRPATLNTSFGGGIHFCVGAPLARLEMQIALPILFARCPDLRLAEAPEYSNSYHFHGLIRLMVER